A stretch of Henckelia pumila isolate YLH828 chromosome 4, ASM3356847v2, whole genome shotgun sequence DNA encodes these proteins:
- the LOC140860175 gene encoding agamous-like MADS-box protein AGL11 isoform X1, with product MGRGKIEIKRIENNTNRQVTFCKRRNGLLKKAYELSVLCDVEVALIVFSSRGRVYEYANNNIRSTIERYKKSTADSSNVYTTQEINTQFYQQESKKMHQQIQMLQNSNRHLLGEGLGSLNVKELKQLETRLERGITRIRAKKHEMILAETEFLHKRETQLEQENACLRAKIAENERLQQFSMMPAGQEYSIHTYFTSNALQLNMMETASVYPVLDKPPTLHLGYRFLDGVDCPIPNNIQVFPL from the exons ATGGGACGAGGAAAGATCGAGATCAAGAGGATCGAAAACAACACCAATCGACAAGTTACATTCTGCAAGCGTAGGAATGGTCTACTGAAGAAAGCTTATGAACTTTCAGTTCTGTGCGATGTCGAAGTTGCACTAATAGTTTTCTCCAGCCGTGGACGAGTTTACGAGTATGCCAACAACAA CATTAGGTCAACTATAGAAAGGTACAAAAAGTCAACAGCAGATTCCTCAAATGTGTACACCACTCAAGAGATCAACACTCAA TTTTATCAACAAGAATCCAAGAAAATGCACCAGCAAATACAGATGCTCCAAAACTCCAACAG GCATCTTTTGGGTGAGGGTTTGGGGTCGTTGAATGTGAAGGAGTTGAAGCAGCTCGAAACTAGGCTCGAGCGAGGCATCACAAGAATCAGGGCCAAGAAg CATGAAATGATACTGGCTGAAACTGAGTTTTTGCACAAGAGG GAAACTCAGCTGGAGCAAGAAAATGCCTGTCTCAGGGCAAAG ATAGCAGAAAACGAGAGGCTCCAGCAATTTAGCATGATGCCTGCTGGGCAAGAGTATAGCATCCACACTTATTTCACAAGCAACGCGCTGCAATTGAACATGATGGAGACCGCGTCGGTGTACCCTGTTTTGGACAAGCCGCCGACTCTTCATCTCGGGTA TCGATTTCTCGACGGTGTTGATTGTCCGATCCCGAATAACATACAAGTGTTTCCACTGTAG
- the LOC140860175 gene encoding agamous-like MADS-box protein AGL11 isoform X2: protein MGRGKIEIKRIENNTNRQVTFCKRRNGLLKKAYELSVLCDVEVALIVFSSRGRVYEYANNNIRSTIERYKKSTADSSNVYTTQEINTQFYQQESKKMHQQIQMLQNSNRHLLGEGLGSLNVKELKQLETRLERGITRIRAKKHEMILAETEFLHKRETQLEQENACLRAKIAENERLQQFSMMPAGQEYSIHTYFTSNALQLNMMETASVYPVLDKPPTLHLG from the exons ATGGGACGAGGAAAGATCGAGATCAAGAGGATCGAAAACAACACCAATCGACAAGTTACATTCTGCAAGCGTAGGAATGGTCTACTGAAGAAAGCTTATGAACTTTCAGTTCTGTGCGATGTCGAAGTTGCACTAATAGTTTTCTCCAGCCGTGGACGAGTTTACGAGTATGCCAACAACAA CATTAGGTCAACTATAGAAAGGTACAAAAAGTCAACAGCAGATTCCTCAAATGTGTACACCACTCAAGAGATCAACACTCAA TTTTATCAACAAGAATCCAAGAAAATGCACCAGCAAATACAGATGCTCCAAAACTCCAACAG GCATCTTTTGGGTGAGGGTTTGGGGTCGTTGAATGTGAAGGAGTTGAAGCAGCTCGAAACTAGGCTCGAGCGAGGCATCACAAGAATCAGGGCCAAGAAg CATGAAATGATACTGGCTGAAACTGAGTTTTTGCACAAGAGG GAAACTCAGCTGGAGCAAGAAAATGCCTGTCTCAGGGCAAAG ATAGCAGAAAACGAGAGGCTCCAGCAATTTAGCATGATGCCTGCTGGGCAAGAGTATAGCATCCACACTTATTTCACAAGCAACGCGCTGCAATTGAACATGATGGAGACCGCGTCGGTGTACCCTGTTTTGGACAAGCCGCCGACTCTTCATCTCGG GTAG